In Cydia splendana chromosome 3, ilCydSple1.2, whole genome shotgun sequence, one DNA window encodes the following:
- the LOC134806669 gene encoding uncharacterized protein LOC134806669: protein METRSKKDRVIEATGISKSTLKRILNEANQKSPSMPFETPQRKRPKKDYLLNLDSFDYDVIRRMGSTFTLRKILRKLGFRYCKTKDNRKTLMEKHDVRLKRTQFLSKIKKM from the exons atGGAGACACGTTCCAAAAAGG ACCGGGTGATAGAAGCAACAGGCATTTCAAAAAGTACTTTAAAAAGAATTTTAAACGAAGCCAACCAAAAATCTCCATCTATGCCTTTTGAAACGCCACAGAGAAAGAGACCGAAAAAAgattatttgttaaatttagaTAGTTTTGATTACGACGTAATCAGGAGAATG GGTTCTACGTTCACGTTACGAAAAATTTTACGAAAATTGGGATTTCGGTATTGCAAAACCAAAGATAACCGAAAAACTTTAATGGAAAAACATGATGTGCGACTTAAAAGGACACAatttttatctaaaataaaaaaaatgtag